The Metabacillus schmidteae genome includes a region encoding these proteins:
- a CDS encoding ABC transporter substrate-binding protein, protein MKRRLAYVCIAFLLLFTFTACSQNKTETIRLAEVTHSIFYAPLYVAMAEGFFEEEGLNVELTTTWGGDKTMTALLSDGADIALVGSETSIYVHAQGSNDPIINFAQLTQTDGTFLVSREKIESFDWAQLQGSTFLGQRKGGMPQMVGEFVLKQHGIDPHSELELIQNVDFANIPSAFASGTGDYVQLFEPTASIFEKEGTGYIVASFGTESGSVPYTTFMSKKSFLDNNEEAANKFTAAIYKAQQWVEEKSVEEIAASIAPQFEDTELEIIETVIERYKEQGSFATDPILGEDEWNNLQDIMDEAGELPMRVDYETLVNTSYAEDVTN, encoded by the coding sequence ATGAAAAGACGGTTAGCTTATGTTTGCATTGCATTTCTTCTTCTCTTTACATTTACCGCCTGCAGTCAAAACAAAACTGAAACCATTCGACTAGCTGAAGTAACCCACTCTATTTTCTATGCTCCATTATATGTGGCAATGGCAGAAGGTTTTTTTGAAGAAGAAGGTCTTAATGTAGAGCTTACCACTACATGGGGCGGAGATAAGACAATGACTGCCCTATTGTCGGACGGAGCTGATATTGCATTAGTCGGTTCTGAAACGTCAATCTACGTTCATGCACAAGGATCAAATGATCCAATTATCAATTTTGCCCAGCTCACTCAAACAGATGGGACATTTCTCGTAAGCAGGGAAAAGATTGAGTCATTTGATTGGGCCCAGTTACAAGGGAGCACCTTCTTAGGTCAAAGAAAAGGCGGAATGCCTCAGATGGTTGGAGAGTTTGTATTAAAGCAACATGGAATAGATCCTCACTCAGAGCTTGAATTAATTCAAAATGTGGATTTTGCTAATATTCCTAGTGCCTTTGCATCAGGAACTGGTGATTATGTTCAGCTATTTGAACCAACTGCAAGTATTTTCGAAAAAGAAGGTACCGGTTATATCGTTGCTTCATTTGGTACAGAATCCGGCAGTGTCCCTTATACAACCTTTATGAGCAAAAAAAGCTTTTTGGATAATAATGAAGAGGCCGCTAATAAATTTACAGCTGCCATTTACAAGGCTCAACAATGGGTTGAAGAAAAGAGTGTGGAAGAAATCGCCGCATCGATTGCCCCACAATTCGAAGATACAGAACTTGAAATCATTGAAACTGTTATAGAAAGATATAAAGAACAAGGATCGTTTGCAACAGATCCAATTCTAGGGGAAGATGAATGGAATAACTTACAAGACATTATGGACGAAGCTGGAGAACTTCCAATGCGTGTTGATTATGAAACACTTGTCA
- a CDS encoding alpha/beta hydrolase family protein, with product MNGEIISKVKYPSPNPNINVWIVTYWSHGLKIKGLLAEPKLEGTYDGLLYLRGGIKSVGMVRVGRIVQFASEGFVVMAPFYRGNQGGEGNEDFAGEDRYDAISAIEVLRNHAAVHKGRIHAFGFSRGGVMALLAGILAKNLCSIVTWGGVTDMSLTYVEREDLRRMMKRVIGGTPSKFPIRYKWRTPLYELERLHAPILIIHGVKDKNVSVEHAYRLEKRLNELEKQVESWYFEEYTHYFPPSVNRETLHKLCLWMKNQPMV from the coding sequence ATGAATGGTGAAATAATTAGTAAGGTCAAATATCCTTCTCCAAATCCAAACATAAATGTATGGATTGTGACGTATTGGTCTCATGGGCTAAAAATTAAAGGACTACTTGCAGAGCCAAAGCTTGAGGGTACATATGATGGATTATTATATCTACGTGGTGGAATTAAAAGTGTTGGAATGGTAAGGGTCGGAAGAATTGTTCAATTTGCTTCAGAAGGGTTTGTGGTCATGGCACCTTTTTACCGTGGGAATCAAGGTGGAGAAGGAAATGAAGATTTTGCAGGGGAAGATCGGTATGATGCAATTTCTGCAATAGAAGTCTTAAGGAATCATGCTGCTGTACATAAGGGACGTATTCATGCATTCGGCTTCTCAAGAGGAGGCGTAATGGCCTTATTAGCCGGAATTTTAGCAAAAAACTTATGTTCAATTGTTACATGGGGTGGGGTAACAGATATGAGTTTAACTTATGTTGAAAGAGAAGATCTAAGAAGAATGATGAAAAGAGTCATCGGCGGTACCCCTTCAAAGTTTCCTATAAGGTATAAATGGAGAACTCCATTATATGAGCTTGAAAGGTTACATGCACCAATATTAATTATTCATGGAGTTAAAGATAAAAATGTGTCAGTAGAACATGCCTACAGACTGGAGAAACGTTTAAATGAGTTAGAAAAGCAGGTGGAGAGTTGGTATTTTGAAGAGTATACCCATTATTTTCCGCCGAGTGTTAATCGTGAAACTCTACACAAACTTTGCTTGTGGATGAAAAACCAGCCTATGGTATGA
- a CDS encoding DUF2584 domain-containing protein — protein sequence MGMPVEFNTMIVTKGKEVRIDENTFELQKEGYRIYPIDIPIEVRKTKSGEMTGQAIVQKLELTNTNTMLTYRLINLNSTN from the coding sequence ATGGGAATGCCAGTTGAATTTAATACAATGATTGTTACAAAGGGTAAGGAAGTTCGTATAGATGAAAATACATTTGAACTGCAAAAAGAAGGGTATCGTATATATCCTATTGATATTCCAATTGAAGTGAGAAAAACAAAAAGTGGAGAAATGACTGGACAAGCTATTGTCCAAAAATTAGAATTAACAAACACTAATACGATGCTTACCTATCGTTTAATTAACTTAAATTCTACAAATTAA
- the pckA gene encoding phosphoenolpyruvate carboxykinase (ATP), producing the protein MNLTDLTNELNQLVNGKNAQHNLSVAQLVEKVLEKKEGVLTSTGAIRATTGAYTGRSPQDKFIVEEPSTQQIINWGSVNQPISSEVFDQLYSKMVSYLKERDEIFIFDGFAGADNRYQLPLVVINEFAWHNLFANQLFIHQKGEKLITTEQPFTILSAPHFKADPEVDGTKSETFIITSFEKRTILIGGTEYAGEMKKSVFSVMNLLLPENNILPMHCSANVGFEGDVALFFGLSGTGKTTLSADPNRRLIGDDEHGWSSSGVFNIEGGCYAKCINLTKEKEPQIYNAIRYGSVLENVVIDEFTREVDYSNPFYTENTRAAYSLSNIDNAIVPSIAGHPQTIVFLTADAFGVLPPISKLSKEQAMYHFLSGYTSKLAGTERGVTAPEATFSTCFGSPFLPLEATRYANMLGQKIDEHDVQVFLVNTGWTGGAYGEGKRMKLHYTRSMVQAAVEGDLDHIETVIDEVFGLNIPIHVPGVPDDVLQPHKTWNSQEEYFLKANELASKFKDNFKKFNHLSPHIEKLGGPAV; encoded by the coding sequence ATGAATTTAACAGATTTAACGAATGAGCTTAATCAGCTTGTTAATGGGAAAAATGCTCAGCATAATTTATCGGTAGCACAGCTTGTTGAAAAGGTCCTTGAAAAAAAAGAAGGAGTTTTAACTTCAACAGGAGCCATTAGAGCAACAACTGGGGCCTATACAGGCAGATCCCCTCAAGATAAATTTATTGTGGAAGAGCCTTCCACTCAACAGATCATTAATTGGGGTTCTGTTAACCAGCCCATTTCTTCAGAAGTATTTGATCAACTGTATAGTAAAATGGTTTCTTACTTAAAAGAGCGGGATGAGATCTTTATTTTTGATGGTTTTGCAGGAGCTGATAACCGTTACCAACTTCCTTTAGTGGTCATAAATGAATTTGCATGGCATAATCTTTTTGCCAATCAACTTTTCATCCATCAAAAAGGTGAAAAACTTATAACAACTGAACAACCTTTTACAATTTTATCTGCTCCACACTTTAAAGCAGACCCTGAAGTGGACGGAACAAAATCTGAAACCTTTATTATTACGTCGTTTGAGAAGAGGACTATTCTAATAGGAGGTACAGAGTACGCAGGTGAAATGAAAAAATCTGTGTTTTCTGTTATGAACCTACTACTACCTGAAAACAACATACTTCCAATGCATTGTTCGGCGAATGTTGGATTTGAAGGGGATGTTGCCTTATTTTTCGGCTTATCCGGAACAGGAAAAACCACATTATCCGCTGATCCTAACAGACGACTCATTGGTGACGATGAGCACGGTTGGTCATCGTCCGGAGTGTTTAACATTGAAGGTGGCTGTTACGCAAAATGCATCAACTTAACAAAAGAAAAAGAACCTCAAATCTATAATGCTATTCGATATGGGTCTGTTCTTGAAAATGTTGTTATCGATGAGTTCACGAGAGAAGTAGATTATAGCAATCCATTCTATACTGAAAATACGCGAGCTGCTTATTCCCTTTCAAATATTGATAACGCTATAGTTCCCAGCATAGCAGGGCATCCGCAAACAATCGTGTTTTTAACTGCTGATGCGTTTGGAGTTCTTCCTCCAATCAGTAAATTATCAAAAGAACAAGCAATGTATCATTTCTTAAGCGGATATACAAGTAAGTTAGCAGGAACAGAGCGAGGTGTAACAGCACCGGAAGCAACATTTTCAACTTGTTTTGGTTCTCCTTTTCTTCCACTTGAAGCAACACGGTATGCTAATATGTTAGGTCAAAAAATTGATGAACATGATGTTCAAGTGTTTCTCGTAAATACCGGATGGACGGGTGGAGCATATGGTGAAGGAAAACGAATGAAACTACATTATACTCGATCAATGGTTCAGGCCGCAGTTGAAGGAGACCTTGACCATATTGAAACTGTGATAGATGAGGTATTCGGATTAAATATTCCTATTCATGTCCCAGGTGTCCCGGATGATGTGCTTCAACCTCATAAAACATGGAATTCCCAAGAAGAATATTTTCTAAAAGCTAATGAGTTAGCATCAAAGTTCAAAGACAATTTTAAAAAATTCAACCATCTATCACCACATATTGAAAAGCTTGGCGGACCAGCAGTATAA
- the metK gene encoding methionine adenosyltransferase: MSKKRLFTSESVTEGHPDKICDQISDSILDAIISKDPNARVACETSVTTGLVLVAGEITTSTYVDIPKIVRETIKDIGYTRAKYGFDAETCAVLTSIDEQSADIAMGVDKALEAREGQMSDEEIEAIGAGDQGLMFGFACNETKELMPLPISLAHKLSRRLTEVRKEEILPYLRPDGKTQVTVEYDENNKPVRIDTIVISTQHHPEITLEQIQRNIKEYVINPVVPKELIDENTKYFINPTGRFVIGGPQGDAGLTGRKIIVDTYGGYARHGGGAFSGKDATKVDRSAAYAARYVAKNIVAAGLAEKCEVQLAYAIGVAQPVSISIDTFGTGKVSEEVLVEVVRSNFDLRPAGIIKMLDLRRPIYKQTAAYGHFGRNDLDLPWERTDKAEALSSAALQ, from the coding sequence ATGTCTAAAAAACGTCTATTTACTTCTGAGTCTGTAACAGAAGGCCATCCAGATAAGATTTGTGACCAAATTTCAGATTCTATTCTTGATGCAATTATCTCAAAGGATCCTAACGCACGTGTAGCTTGTGAAACATCTGTTACAACAGGTTTAGTGTTGGTAGCAGGAGAAATCACAACAAGCACGTATGTTGATATTCCTAAAATTGTTCGTGAAACAATTAAAGATATCGGATATACTCGTGCTAAGTATGGTTTTGATGCAGAAACATGTGCAGTATTAACTTCTATTGATGAACAATCAGCAGATATTGCTATGGGGGTTGACAAAGCGCTAGAAGCACGTGAAGGACAAATGTCTGATGAAGAAATTGAAGCAATCGGTGCAGGAGACCAAGGATTAATGTTTGGTTTTGCATGTAACGAAACAAAGGAATTAATGCCATTACCAATTTCTTTAGCTCATAAGCTGTCTCGTCGTTTAACAGAGGTACGTAAAGAAGAGATTCTTCCATACCTTCGTCCTGATGGTAAAACACAAGTAACAGTAGAATATGATGAAAATAACAAGCCTGTACGTATTGATACAATTGTTATTTCTACTCAACATCATCCTGAAATTACGTTAGAACAAATTCAGCGTAATATTAAAGAATATGTTATTAACCCTGTTGTTCCTAAGGAATTAATTGATGAAAACACAAAATACTTTATTAATCCAACTGGTCGATTCGTTATTGGTGGACCACAAGGTGATGCAGGTTTAACTGGTCGTAAAATTATTGTTGATACTTATGGTGGATATGCTCGTCACGGCGGTGGAGCATTCTCAGGTAAGGATGCAACAAAAGTTGACCGTTCTGCAGCATATGCAGCACGTTATGTTGCAAAAAATATTGTAGCAGCAGGATTAGCTGAAAAGTGTGAAGTTCAATTAGCTTATGCAATTGGTGTAGCACAGCCAGTATCCATTTCAATTGATACATTTGGAACAGGAAAAGTTTCCGAGGAAGTATTAGTTGAAGTTGTTCGCAGCAACTTTGATTTACGTCCAGCCGGAATTATTAAAATGCTTGATTTAAGACGTCCTATTTACAAGCAAACAGCTGCTTATGGACATTTTGGTCGCAACGATTTGGATCTTCCATGGGAAAGAACGGACAAAGCTGAAGCACTTAGTAGTGCGGCGCTTCAATAA
- a CDS encoding FixH family protein: MKAFFVGISLVLGLSISSGCQNQSQANESDTKLNNQDTTSEVLAPEVQIMAEKQVEKGKKETISAIVTLGEEFVDDADVVFEIKHDEDSKKITANFVENGEYVIDYTFESDGQYEIIAHTNAKDYHIMPSMQLQVGDPVESPQVDEKSETTEHHHDHEDKASEE, encoded by the coding sequence ATGAAAGCGTTTTTCGTTGGGATATCTTTAGTTTTAGGATTATCTATAAGTAGTGGTTGCCAAAACCAGTCTCAAGCAAATGAATCAGATACTAAGCTGAATAATCAAGATACTACTAGTGAAGTACTAGCCCCGGAAGTTCAAATTATGGCTGAAAAACAAGTTGAAAAAGGAAAGAAAGAAACAATTTCCGCAATCGTTACTTTAGGAGAGGAATTTGTAGATGATGCAGATGTTGTGTTTGAAATCAAACATGATGAAGATTCAAAAAAGATCACAGCTAACTTCGTAGAAAATGGTGAATATGTGATTGATTATACGTTTGAGTCAGATGGTCAGTATGAGATTATTGCCCATACAAATGCAAAGGACTACCATATTATGCCATCGATGCAACTTCAAGTGGGAGATCCTGTTGAATCTCCACAAGTTGATGAGAAGAGTGAAACGACTGAGCATCATCATGATCATGAAGATAAGGCAAGTGAAGAGTAG
- a CDS encoding glycosyltransferase family 4 protein gives MRIAIFTDTFAPDVNGVARTLKRYTDYLEENGYEYRVFAPVSTKESMFSSHIHRFTSLPFFLYPECRLALPNMLQVKAELQRFKPDIIHVATPFNIGLCGLHYAKKLGIPIVGSYHTDFDQYLEYYDFHFLSKVLWKYMHWFHKPLRKIFVPSNETLEQLKRKGFSNLRIWGRGVDCNLLHPNYNKDEFRHKYQIKEKYILSYVGRLAPEKDIKTLMEITKKLPKQIHDNVHWVIVGDGPSKEEMQKNAHENITFAGYVNGVELAKIYSCSDLFIFPSPTETFGNVVLEALASGTPVIGANSGGVKNIIKPLENGYLCEPKKTEHFIQAIIHILEDYSLRNKMGEAAREYALTQTWDQIFEGLIKEYEDALDEKHIRYA, from the coding sequence TTGAGAATAGCTATTTTCACAGATACTTTTGCACCAGATGTAAACGGTGTTGCAAGAACATTAAAACGTTACACAGATTACCTTGAAGAGAATGGCTATGAATACAGAGTTTTTGCACCTGTTAGTACGAAGGAGAGTATGTTTTCAAGTCATATCCATCGTTTCACAAGTTTACCTTTTTTCCTTTATCCCGAATGCAGACTGGCACTGCCGAACATGCTGCAAGTTAAAGCTGAATTACAACGCTTTAAACCTGATATCATTCATGTTGCCACTCCATTCAATATTGGTCTTTGCGGCCTGCATTATGCAAAAAAGCTCGGTATTCCTATAGTAGGATCTTATCACACTGATTTTGACCAATATTTAGAGTATTATGATTTTCATTTCCTATCAAAGGTATTATGGAAATATATGCACTGGTTCCATAAACCCTTAAGAAAGATATTTGTTCCATCAAATGAAACACTGGAACAATTAAAACGAAAAGGATTTTCAAATCTTCGAATTTGGGGTAGAGGTGTTGATTGCAACTTATTACATCCCAACTACAACAAGGATGAATTTCGTCATAAATATCAAATTAAAGAAAAATATATACTCTCTTATGTTGGAAGATTAGCTCCAGAAAAAGATATCAAGACATTGATGGAAATTACGAAGAAGCTACCTAAGCAAATCCATGATAATGTTCATTGGGTAATTGTTGGAGATGGACCTTCAAAGGAAGAGATGCAAAAAAACGCTCACGAAAACATAACATTTGCAGGCTATGTAAATGGTGTAGAGCTGGCTAAAATCTACTCATGCTCTGATCTATTTATTTTTCCTTCCCCAACTGAAACCTTTGGAAATGTTGTCTTAGAAGCGTTAGCTTCTGGTACACCAGTTATTGGAGCAAACTCTGGTGGAGTAAAAAACATTATTAAGCCTTTAGAAAACGGATATTTATGTGAGCCTAAAAAAACGGAGCATTTTATTCAAGCTATTATTCATATATTAGAAGATTATTCATTACGGAACAAAATGGGTGAAGCCGCCAGAGAGTATGCCCTAACACAAACATGGGATCAAATATTTGAAGGTCTAATAAAAGAATATGAGGATGCTTTAGACGAAAAACATATACGTTACGCATGA
- a CDS encoding phosphatase PAP2 family protein, which produces MKTKLMTNMYNFECKLFRSVNRHFDQKMLNFYFRNITHLGGAISTIAVCLFLSFFTKDLLQTIGITSALSLLLSHLPVALVKKLYPRKRPYLALLETKVPANPLEDHSFPSGHTTAIFSVITPFILYMPQLTVILLPIAISVGLSRMYLGLHYPSDVLVGCIFGSSVGFLSYTVMSQFLILPM; this is translated from the coding sequence ATGAAAACAAAGCTTATGACCAACATGTACAATTTTGAATGCAAGCTTTTTCGAAGTGTTAACCGTCACTTTGATCAAAAAATGTTGAACTTCTATTTTCGAAACATTACTCACTTAGGAGGAGCCATCTCTACGATTGCAGTTTGTTTGTTTCTCAGCTTTTTCACAAAAGATCTATTACAAACCATCGGTATTACAAGTGCACTGTCCCTTCTGCTAAGCCATCTACCGGTTGCATTAGTGAAAAAGTTATATCCAAGAAAACGACCTTATCTTGCCCTTCTAGAGACAAAGGTACCTGCCAATCCTTTAGAAGATCATTCCTTTCCGTCCGGGCATACAACAGCAATTTTTTCTGTTATCACTCCATTTATTTTATATATGCCTCAGCTTACAGTCATTCTTTTACCAATTGCAATTAGTGTTGGGCTTTCAAGAATGTATCTAGGGCTGCATTATCCTTCTGATGTGTTAGTAGGTTGCATCTTTGGTAGTTCAGTTGGATTTCTAAGCTACACAGTCATGAGCCAGTTCCTTATTCTACCTATGTAA